One Streptosporangium becharense genomic window, CCCTCCCGCAGGTAGTACTTGATCATCGGCACGGAGACACCCGTGACCCGGCTCAGCTCCGCCATCCGCACGTTCCCACCCCCTCTTGTGGACCCTCCCCACCCTAGTGATAGATAACGGATCTATCCATTATCTATTAGAGAGTCATCCCGATGACCCGTCTCCACCGTCCCCTCGTGTACTCCTCCGTGATCATGGCCGTCGTCGCGGTCGTCTCCCTCGCCGGGCTGCTGCTCGACGACCGCATGCTCGACGGCATGCCCGTCTGGGCCAAACCGTTGAAGTTCGCCGTCTCGTTCGGCCTCTACACCCTCACCTGGGCCTGGTTGCTGTCCCTTCGGCGACGGGCCCCCCGGGCCGGCCGGCGGCTCGGCACCGTCCTGGCGGTCGCCGGCACCGCCGAGGTGCTGCTCATCACGGCACAGGCCGCCCGGGGGCGGCGCAGCCACTTCAACTTCGCCACCCCGCTCGACTCCGCCCTGTATTCGATCATGGGCCTCACCGTCGTCATCCTCATGATCGCCAACATCGCGGCGGCGGTGCTGGTGCTGCGCGAGCGACAGGGCGACCCGGCCCAGACCTGGGCGATCCGCCTCGGGCTGGTGATCTCCACGGTCGGCATCGGCCTGGGCTACCTGATGACCGTACCGACCGCCGCGCAGCTGGCCGACGTCGCCGGCACCGTCATCGGCGCGCACAGTGTGGGCGTTCCCGACGGCGGGCCGGGCCTGCCGCTGGCCGGCTGGAGCACCGTCGGCGGCGACCTGCGCGTCCCGCATTTCGTCGGCATGCACGCCATCCAGGTACTGCCGCTGGTCGTCATGGCCCTGGCGCCACTGCGCGGGGAGACCGTCCGGTTGCGGCTGGTGTTCGTCGCCGGGGGCGGCTACGCGGGACTGGTGGCCCTGGTCACCTGGCAGGCGCTGCGCGCTCAGCCGCTGCTGCGGCCCGACGCCGCCACGCTGGTCGCGGCGGCCGCGCTCCTCGCCGGAGTCGCCGTGGCGACGCTGCTCTCCTTCCGCCTTCCCGCCGGTGCCCCTCCCGCCGGGCGCCCCGCCGCGCAGACCTCCGCCGGGGTCCTCGCCGCGCAGACCCCCGGCGGAAACCTCACCGCGCAGCCCCCCGGCGAGGGCCCCGCCGCCGAGCGCCTTCCCGCCTGAACCCCTCCCGTCACGCCTTCCACCGCGGCCCCGGGCGTCCGCCGCCGAGAGGCGGAACCCCCACCTTCCTACCTCTATCGGTACAAGTAGCAGTGAACGTTGGACAGGAACGCCCCGCGACCCCACGATGGCGAGTGTGAGCCATGCCAACCCCGCGACCCGGCCGCGGGTCGCCGTCGCGAGACGGATATGATCCTCAAAATCCGGGAGCCCCCCGGGCCGCAAATGCCAAAGATCGATAAAATTCGGGTATATACGGCTGGGATTGGAACTGCCAGGAGGCCCCCATGCAGGTCAAGAAGGTCCTCACCTACCTAGGGGTAGCGTTCGTGGTCTTCTATCTGTTCACCAAGCCCGCCGAAGCGGCGAGCGCGGTCAACGGAGTCTTCGACGGGATCATCAGAGGAGCGGACCAATTGGCCCTGTTCGTGACACGCGTACTCGGATGACCGCCTGGCGGAGGCCCGCCCCCGCCCTGTAACACCACATCACCTCGGCGCTCCCGGCCGATCGCCCCGGGGAGCGCGGCACCCCCCAACGTCGCACCGCCGAGCCGTTCCCCGAAGACCATCGCGGCACGCCTCTCGCGGACCGCGAAACGCCCCCGGGCGGCGTCCCGGCCACGCCTCCCTACCCTCGTTCCCGCACACCACACCTCCCCGGCCCGCGGATCGAAGCCGCCGCACCCGGATCCCGCGTCCGGCCGCTCTCCCCGGCCGGGCGCGGACACACCGCGGCACACCGGCCGGTGCGCGGGGTGCTTCCGCCGTCCGCGCTGACGTGTTACCCAGGAAGCATGGGAGACCGGCGCGACATCATCGCAGCTCACACGCTTGATCCCGCGGCACGGCGCGTCGTCGAGCGCGCCGGGACCGAGGGCGTCGAGTTGATCCGCTTCCTCTACGCCGACCACGGCGGCGTGATCCGCGGCAAGGCGTCCGCACGCTCCCGGCTGGCCGAACGGCTCAGCACCGGCATCGGGCACACCGTCGCGATGATGGCGATGAACATGCTCGACGAACTCCAGGACGTCGAGCACCTCGGCCCGGTCGGCGAGGTCCGCCTCGTCCCCGACCCCACCACGTTCGTCCGGCTGCCCTACGCTCCCGGCGCGGCGGCCATGCTCTCGGACCTGCGCCAGATCGACGGCTCCCCATGGCCCGTCTGCCCCCGCACCTTCCTGCGCGAGGCCGTCGCCGCCCTCGGCGCCGAGGGATACGTCCTCATCGCCGCCTACGAACCGGAGTTCACCCTCGGCCACCGGGTCGCCGGCCCTGGCGACGGCCCGGACCGGCTGGTCCCCGTCGACGACAGCCTGTGCTACGCCACCACCGGCTTCGACCGGGCCCACGACTACACGATGAGCCTGATCCACGCCCTGCAGATCCAGGGCCTCCAGGTCGAGCACTACCACCCCGAGCTCGGCCACGGCCAGCAGGAACTGTCGATCCACCACGCCCCCGCCGTGCGCGCCGCCGACAACCAGGTGATCTACCGTGAGACGGTCCGGGGCGTCGCCGCCCGGATGTCCATGTGGGCGTCCCTGGCCCCCAAGCCCCTCAGCGACCAGGCGGGCAACGGCGCCCACCTGCACCTGTCCCTCTGGGATCCCGAACTCCGCGCCAACGCCTTCGCCGATCCCTCCGGCCGGTACGGCCTGTCGGCTGCGGCCTACCGGTTCATCGGCGGCCTCATCGCCCACCTCCCGGCGCTCACCGCGTTGACCTGCGGCTCGGTGAACAGCTTCCGGCGTCTGGCGCCGCGGACGTGGTCGAGCGCTTACGCCTGCTACGGCATGGACAACCGGGAGGCCGCGGTGCGGATCTGCTCCCCCCTGGGCGGCGACACCGCGGCGGGCGCCAACCTGGAGTTCAAACCCTCCGACTCCTCGGCCAACCCCTACCTGTCACTGGGGGCCGTCATCCACGCCGGCCTGGACGGCATCCGCCGCGGGCTCGATCCGGGTGAGGCGGTCGACGTCGACCCCGCCACACTCCCGGAGGGAAGCGTCCCCCGCCTCCCGTGCTCCCTCGACGAGGCCCTGGACGCCCTGGAGGCCGACGACGTGCTCATGACCGCCCTCGGCCCACTGCGCGGCTCCGCCTACCTGGCCGTCAAACGCTCCGAGGCCAGGGCCTTCGCGGCCCGGGACGAGGCGTACGAACTGTTCCACCACTTCCGGGTCTTCTGACGCCCCCGGCCGCGGCGGTCCCGCCGGCCGGGGGAACCGCCGGAAACTACCCGCCCTGGACGGTGCCGCCCTGGAAGGGCACGTTCGGCCGCGTCTGGGAAGGCCCGGGCACCGCGGCCATGGCCCGGTCACGCCACACCATGAGCCCGGTCTGGCCGGCCAGCCGTCCCACGGTCTTCAGGTGCCGGACGCAGGCGTCGTGGTCGCCCAGCGCCGAGGCGAGCAGGGCCAGGAACCAGTCCACGGGCCCGAGGGAGGCCACCGCGGAACCCACCGAGATGCGTCCGCTGTAGGGCAGCAACGCCGAATAGGTCACCTGGCAGGCGGGCACGTCGCCGACGGCCGCCTGCGCCGCCCCCTGCAGGCAGGTCATGGTCAGCCACGACCAGTCCGCCGGCGGCGTGGGCCAGCCGCCGGAGACCAGCTCCCGGGCCTCTTCGACGCGTCCCCGGGCGCACAGGTGCAGCACCCGGGCGTCGTGGTCCATCGAGGCGTGGATACCGGTGATCGCCTCGACGAGCGGTCCGACGTCGGCCATGGTGCCGCGCTGGTGGTTCATGCACATGCGGCCCGTGGCCACCACGGCGCCCGCGTACCACATGCCGATCCGCTCGGCCTGCTCCCCGGCCTCGTCGTACAGGATCTCGGCGTCGTCGAACCGGCCCGCCAGGGCGAGCCGGGCCGCCCGCCACACCGTGTGCTGGAAGCGCGGCCAGGGCAGCGGCAGCCGCTCCAGCAGGGCGTCGCAGCAGGTGGCGGCCCGGTCGGCGCCGGTGAGGTCGCCCATCTCCAGCTTGTGGTGGGTCAGCATCATCTGCCCGAGCAGCTCGAACGCCGGCGCCTGGGTGCGCACCGCCAACTCCAGGATCTCCTCGGCGATGCCCAGGTACTCGGAGATGTAGGAGGGCAGGGTCGGCAGTGAGAGGTAGCGGGCGTTGAGCACCGCCATCAGCAGGTGCGGGTCACGCAACCGGCGGGCCATCTCGATCGCCTGGAACGACAGGAAGGCCCGGGACGGGTCGTCGGTCCCGTCGTACAGTTCCTGCGCCAGGCCGCCCAGCAGGCGGGCGCGTTCCGGACTGTCGGTCTCCGGAAGCTCGCGCAGCGCCGCCTCGAAGCGGTGCACCAGCCGCAGCTCCACCGCCTCGTACGGGTTGCGCAGCGTCCAGACCGAGGGTGCGTCCAGCGCGGTCAGCGCACGGGCGGTCGTCTCGGGGCCGGCCCCGGCCCGGTCGGCGGCCCGGACGGCGGCAGCCCTGGCCTGCCGTGCCCCGAGGGCGTCCCCGGCCTCCAGCAGAGCGCGCACCTGGCACAGCAGCAGTTCCACGTGCTCGGCAGGGTCACCCTCCCTGGCCCCGTGCGCGGCCACCACATGTCCCCACCACATGGCCGCCTCCGCGTAGGCCAGGCGCAGGGAGGCCTGCTCGGCGGCGGCACGGGCCCAGCGCACGGCCTCAGCGTACGCCGTGGGACCCGCCTCGACCGCGTGATGCGCGATGACGGCCACATCGGTGCCGGGTCTGCGGGACAGCACGTCCATCACCTCACGGTGGAGCGCCGCCTTGCGCATCGGCGCGACGTCCGCGAGCAGGGTCTCCCGGATGAGGTCGTGGGCGAAGGCCATCCGGCCGGACCCGGCGACGACCAGCCCGGCCCGCTCGGCCCCGTCCAGCGCCTCGTACGCGTCGGCGTGGCCGGCGGCGACGACGGCCGGGTCGAAGTCGCGGCCGACGACCGCGGCGACCGTGAGCACCTCGCCGGTACGCGGGCCGAGCGCGTCGATCCGCCAGCGGATGAGGTCCGCCACCGCGTCGGGCACCGTGTCCAGCGAACGGCCCTGGGCGAGCATCCGGGCGCTCTCCCTGACGAAGAACGGGTTGCCCCCGGTGCGCTCGGCCAGCGCGCGAGCGGTGGGCTCGTCCACCTCGCCGCCCATGCTCTCCGCGACGGTCAGCACCGCCTCCGGCGCGAGACCGGTGAGGTGCAGGCGGAGCAGGTCGTAACGGGCCAGGCGGGTCAGCAGCTCGCTCACCGACAGACCCGGCGCGTCGTGGTGCAGGGCCGTCCGCCGGACCTCCGTATCACGGAAGGCGGCGACCAGTGTGACGGCACCGCCCGGCGCCGAACCGCCGATCAGTACGACCAGGTCCCGCAGGAGTTCCAGCGAGGCCGGATCGGCCCAGTGCAGGTCGTCCAGGACGATCACCAGCGGGCGGGGCCGTGCGGCCTCGGTCAGCCAGTCGGCGACGGCCTGGTTGCGGCGGAGCAACACCGTCCCACCGGACCCGCGGGGCGTCTCCTCCTCGAGCAGCCCCGCCAGCGCGGTCCGGTCCCGGGGCGGGCAGATCCGGTCGAGCGCGCCCAGCACCTGGAGCCACGGCCACAGCGGCGGAGCACCCTCGGTGTCGTGACAACGCCCCCAGAGCACCAGGTGCCCCGACCCGGTGCAGTGCTCGTCGAACGCCTCCAGCAGGCGGGTCTTACCGATGCCCGGCTCCCCCGTCACCGCGGCCAGGGCCGGGCCGGGGCGGGCCGTCCGGCTCACCAGCGCCGCCAGTTCCCCGAGCTCCCGCTCCCTGCCGACCAGACCCTCCACCGTCGGCACGACAGGCGGGGGAGGCACGATGGGGGAGGGCACGGCGGGCCGGGCGGGGATGAGGGGGGCGAGCGAGTCGGCCTGCCGGAGGATGTCGTCCTCCATCGTCCGCAGTTCGGGCCCCGGATCCAGCCCGAGCTGGTCGGCGAGCATCCGCCGGGCGTGCCGCAGCACGGCCAGGGCGTCGCCCTGGCGTCCGGTGCGGTACAGGGACAGGGCCAGCAGGCACCACAGCCGCTCACGCAGCGGATACGCGGCGGTCTCGGCCTCCAGGTCGGTGATCACGGTCTGTGGGCGTCCGAGGGCCAGCAGCGCCTCGGCGCGCCGCTCGACCGCGACCAGGCGCAGCTCCCGCAACCGGTTGGTCTCCGACGCCGCCCACGGTTCGTCGGTGAACTCGCCGTACGGCTGGCCGCGCCACAGCCTCAGGGCCCCGTCCAGCAGGGTGAGCGCCTCGTCGGGAGGAATGGACTCCGCCTGGGCGACGGCCTTGGTGAAACGGATCGCGTCCACGTCGGTGGCGACGAGCGCGTAGCCGGGCGGTCGCCCGACGAGCAGCCTGGCGGGTGCGCGCGGGGCCCGGTCGGGTTCCACCGCACGCCGCAGGTGCGACACGTACGCCTGGATCGTGGCCAGCGCGCTCGCCGGCGGGTCGTTCTCGTACACGTCGTCGATCAGCATGTCGGTGGAGACGACCACTCCCCGTGCGGCCAGTAGCCGGGCGAGCACCGCACGCTGCCGCGGGCCTCCGAGGTCGACAGGAGCACCGTCGTCGCCGTAGGCCTCCACCGGACCGAGAACCCGGAACTCCACCTCGTTACCACCCGTAGCTCAGTGAACGGATAAAGCATGCGTCCCAAGGGGACATTTGAGCATATGCAATAAAGGGTATGGCTGTTCTTCATGCGGACCGGCGGCTTGCCGTGCTTCCGCGTCCGAGCGGGCCCGCCGCCGCCTCCGGGCCCGCCGCCGCCTCCGGGCCGGCAGGCCGCCGGAGACAGGGCCGGTCAACGACCGCCTCGACTCCGACACCGTGTTCGCCCCCGACATCCCCGTCTTCC contains:
- a CDS encoding BTAD domain-containing putative transcriptional regulator, producing the protein MEFRVLGPVEAYGDDGAPVDLGGPRQRAVLARLLAARGVVVSTDMLIDDVYENDPPASALATIQAYVSHLRRAVEPDRAPRAPARLLVGRPPGYALVATDVDAIRFTKAVAQAESIPPDEALTLLDGALRLWRGQPYGEFTDEPWAASETNRLRELRLVAVERRAEALLALGRPQTVITDLEAETAAYPLRERLWCLLALSLYRTGRQGDALAVLRHARRMLADQLGLDPGPELRTMEDDILRQADSLAPLIPARPAVPSPIVPPPPVVPTVEGLVGRERELGELAALVSRTARPGPALAAVTGEPGIGKTRLLEAFDEHCTGSGHLVLWGRCHDTEGAPPLWPWLQVLGALDRICPPRDRTALAGLLEEETPRGSGGTVLLRRNQAVADWLTEAARPRPLVIVLDDLHWADPASLELLRDLVVLIGGSAPGGAVTLVAAFRDTEVRRTALHHDAPGLSVSELLTRLARYDLLRLHLTGLAPEAVLTVAESMGGEVDEPTARALAERTGGNPFFVRESARMLAQGRSLDTVPDAVADLIRWRIDALGPRTGEVLTVAAVVGRDFDPAVVAAGHADAYEALDGAERAGLVVAGSGRMAFAHDLIRETLLADVAPMRKAALHREVMDVLSRRPGTDVAVIAHHAVEAGPTAYAEAVRWARAAAEQASLRLAYAEAAMWWGHVVAAHGAREGDPAEHVELLLCQVRALLEAGDALGARQARAAAVRAADRAGAGPETTARALTALDAPSVWTLRNPYEAVELRLVHRFEAALRELPETDSPERARLLGGLAQELYDGTDDPSRAFLSFQAIEMARRLRDPHLLMAVLNARYLSLPTLPSYISEYLGIAEEILELAVRTQAPAFELLGQMMLTHHKLEMGDLTGADRAATCCDALLERLPLPWPRFQHTVWRAARLALAGRFDDAEILYDEAGEQAERIGMWYAGAVVATGRMCMNHQRGTMADVGPLVEAITGIHASMDHDARVLHLCARGRVEEARELVSGGWPTPPADWSWLTMTCLQGAAQAAVGDVPACQVTYSALLPYSGRISVGSAVASLGPVDWFLALLASALGDHDACVRHLKTVGRLAGQTGLMVWRDRAMAAVPGPSQTRPNVPFQGGTVQGG
- a CDS encoding glutamine synthetase family protein, producing MGDRRDIIAAHTLDPAARRVVERAGTEGVELIRFLYADHGGVIRGKASARSRLAERLSTGIGHTVAMMAMNMLDELQDVEHLGPVGEVRLVPDPTTFVRLPYAPGAAAMLSDLRQIDGSPWPVCPRTFLREAVAALGAEGYVLIAAYEPEFTLGHRVAGPGDGPDRLVPVDDSLCYATTGFDRAHDYTMSLIHALQIQGLQVEHYHPELGHGQQELSIHHAPAVRAADNQVIYRETVRGVAARMSMWASLAPKPLSDQAGNGAHLHLSLWDPELRANAFADPSGRYGLSAAAYRFIGGLIAHLPALTALTCGSVNSFRRLAPRTWSSAYACYGMDNREAAVRICSPLGGDTAAGANLEFKPSDSSANPYLSLGAVIHAGLDGIRRGLDPGEAVDVDPATLPEGSVPRLPCSLDEALDALEADDVLMTALGPLRGSAYLAVKRSEARAFAARDEAYELFHHFRVF